The Funiculus sociatus GB2-C1 genomic interval AGTTGGACAATCCAAGAGTTGCCAAACTCGGCGTTTAGAATATTGGCGTTGTCTAAAGCAGCTTCCGAAAGACCTAACTCGTTCCGCACCAGAAAGATATCTTGAACTTCTATTTGGTCGTAGCTGAGGTAAAGTTCTTGCGCGTCGCGTACTCCTCGCCGCTTGGTAGATTGGGGGTCGAGAGTGTACATTTCTACCTGTCCGGGAAATAACTGGCGCAAACCTTTTACAGTGCTGAATTGTTTGCCTTCGCGGACTGCTTCCCAGCCATATTCCGAGTGCATATCAAAAATTAAATTTACCGCTGCTTGCCTGCGGATGATGCCAGATAATAGTAGGCGGGTAAGAAAAGATTTGCCTGTGCCGGATTTACCAAAAACACCGTTGCTGCGTTCTACAAATCGGTCTAAATCTATACAAACTGGTACTTCCATATCCAGTGGTTGACCGATGGCGAAGTTGCGACGGTGGGGGTCGTCTTCCCAACCGAAGACGGCACGAAAATCGCGTTCAGTGGCATCATAAACTTGACTAAAGTGGCTGGGAACTGTTTTAACTGGTAGCAACTCCATGTCGCCGCTAGTTTGCGCTTGAAATGATGCGATCGCGCTTCCTTTCTTGGTATTTGTATCAGCTACCACATAAGTTCCGCCAGATTCACTTGCATCTCTGGTCAGCATCAACATCGGTGTTAAATTGATGGTGCCATAGGTGCCACTTCCTGCCAAGACTGCTTGCAAAAAGGTGTCATCGGGACTGGGAGGATCGGCGACAATTCGCTGACTAGAAGTTCCCAAAGAAACGTCGGTAAGCATACAGAAGAAGTCTGAACGAACGCCTCTGACAACTAAGAATTTGCCTACCCGCATATCCTCAACAGAAACATCGGGATGCAGTTTTACTTCTAGTCCCTGACTGAGGGAACCTTGAACTACCGATCCTAATGGCTTGTCCATCATAGTTCGATCTGACATAAATGCTGTTGCTTAGGCTTCCAAAGTTTATCGTACTTTTAGGTAACTATAGCAGTCCTAAATGATTCGTGAAGGCGAGATCCCCGACTTCGTAAGAGAAGTCGGGGATCTCAAGGGTTGGCACCTCACAACTAAAATAAGATTGCTATAGCTATTAGTTAAAAATAATTGTAGTTGGGTTTCATTCCTACGTTAACTAGGTGGGAAAAAAGTCATCAAAACAATTAGTAGGGTGAGCATTGCCCACCCTGTTTCTTAGATAATAGCGATCGCTATCCTATGATCTTCTAATCAATTTCAATCGCTGTCGGTGTTGATCCGGTTGCACCTGCGGTAGTGTTGGCGCTCAAGGGTTTGCGATAATCTGCATATAAGCGATCGCGCCAGTTGAAAAATGTTTCGTAGGCGACATTTTCCGCAAATCCGGGGATTCCTTTACCTTTTAGGGTTTCGGGAAGGTCGAGATAAGGCCCTTCTGGGAATTTGATTAGCATACTCAGTCCCGCAACAGCCAAATCTGCCAGTGTTGGGTAGTCGCCAACCAGGTAAGGACTTTCCGTTAGGATCAGGTTGATGGCTTCCAGGTTTTGTCTGAGGTCAGTTGTTGCTGATTGTACGGCATCTGGGCCGTAGCCGACACCTAAGCCCAGAATATTCAGCACTTCACCCGGTACTGCACCGACGAGAGTTTTGACCACATCGGGCGTGTTGCTGGGTAAAATCGAGGTGCGGAAATTCTGATTTTGGCTGATTGCTCCAAACAATACTTTACGACTTTTCAGACCCATTGATTCATCTGCCCAGTCTTCTAAAGCCAAGCATAAGCCTTTTTGTTTGGGGTCAACTGGAATTAGGGGTCGGTCTGGATATTGTCGGTCGAGGTACATAGCGATCGCTGTAGAATCAGCTATTACCGTATTTCCATCTTTCAGCACTGGTACTTGTCTTTGACCAGACATCCGGAACAGCTCCACTTGTCCCACTCCGGGTGTTACTTCTATTTTGCGGTAGGGTAGCCCTTTGTAATCCAATATCAGCCTTACTTTTTCAGAGTAGTGGGATAGTTCAAATTGGTATAATTCCAGCATTTTGTCTTTCCTGCAAGTTTTTCAGAACCGAGAGACGCGATCGCGTCTTTGGTCAATTTAACGCTTTTAGCCTACCGCAGTTGTCATTTTTTCGCTTTAAATCAGAACGCCAAGCCGCAATTCTTTTAATTCTTAATTTTACTTTGCTTGCTGATGCTATTACTAAGTAATACTTTTATAAAGTATTTTAAATCCCACAATTCTATTTTATCCCATTATTTTTATATCTAAATTATTGATTTTGTAAAAATAGCGGTTGATATTACGATTTTAACGAATATAATAAAAGTCCCCTAGGTTCAAGCTAGGGGACTTTTATTATATGCAACAAAACAAAGTTTTTATTAAGCACTCTGACGGGTAAGTAGACCCCAGAGAAATAGTAGAACCAGTGCGCCCAAGACTGCAAAGGCAATGCTAGGAATAGTTAGCGCTCCGTAGGCTGCGCCTCCCGACGTACCGAAGAACATACTTCCTAGATAACCACCAACTAACGCGCCCAAAATACCTAAACCCATTGTTGCCAAAATACCGCCGCCTTGATGACCGGGATAGATGGCCTTAGCAATAGCACCAGCAATTAAACCTAAAACAATCCAAGCAATAATTCCCATTTTTCAACTCCGTGGTTATTAACGTTTCAAAAAGTTTATTATTAAGCACTCTGACGGGTAAGTAGACCCCAGAGAAATAGTAGAACCAGTGCGCCCAAGACTGCAAAGGCAATGCTAGGAATAGTTAGCGCTCCATAGGCTGCGCCTCCCGACGTACCGAAGAACATACTTCCTAGGTAACCACCAACTAACGCGCCCAAAATACCTAAACCCATTGTTGCCAAAATACCGCCGCCTTGATGACCGGGATAGATGGCTTTAGCAATAGCGCCAGCAATTAAACCTAAAACAATCCAAGCAATAATTCCCATTTTTCAACTCCGTCGTTATTAATGTTTTATTTTTTTCTTTTGTTATTCTCAGAATATCAACTGCGGTATCTTGGTACCCTCTATCAGAGGTTATAACCAAAAGGCATAGAATTTTAAAGTATAAATTTATATTTTTGGCTGTAAAAAATAGTTTTTACAGCTTGCTATCTTAAGTTGATGAAATTTTGGCTGACAAGGAAGGTATCAATCTGTAGGACGGTTGCTGATGAGATGACAATTGTCCTACTTCCTCAGATGGAAAAGGTAGCGATCGCTGTTTAATCGCTCCAAATTAGGGATTGCGAGGGGTTGAATTGAAAAGAAAAAGTCTAGAGTCCCAAGTATGAAATATTTCCTATTTCAGCTAACTTTACCCGCAAGCCTAACTTTATGCTTTCTTATGAAGTATGTCTAAAGGAATATTAGCAACTTGGTAACAGCTAGATTAAGAGCGAGTTTATCGGAAGGTTTTTAAGGCTTATAACCTTTATCAGTCAAACCTTTTTTCAACTTCAGATCCCCAAATTTCTCCTATTTTGGGTTGCTTCGACTGTAGGGACAGCAGCAGGAAGCTCATCCTAAAGACAGATGTAAAGAAGTGCAACAAAAAGTGAAGTTAGTTTAAGTCAGTAGACTCCTAGCTTTCAGGAAAATCTTCAGCAATGAATAATCAGAATCGTAAAAATTTGATTCAACCGCTGGCTAGCCTAGTAGCAGTTGTAAGTGCTAGTGTGCTAATGGGTTTGCCAGCCATTGCCCAGGAGAAGCCCAAACCCCAAGCCCCAAGTAATATCAGCCAGCCTAGCAACAATAGCGATCGCAAGGCTCCGATAGATACAAATGCGGCACCATCTCCTAAAGAAGGAGCAACCACATCCCAGGACGGCAACGTAGTTTCTGTAGCTGCTCAAAATGGTTCATTCAAGGTTCTCACTGCTGCCCTAAAAGCCGCAGGTTTGACTGACACCCTATCACAAGCTGGCCCTTTCACAGTTTTTGCGCCGACAGATGCAGCCTTTGCTGCTTTACCTCCCGGTACTGTGGAAGAGTTGCTGAAGCCAGAGAATAAAGCTTTATTAACTAAAATATTGACTTACCACGTCCTTCCGGGTAAGGTGACATCCACTCAGTTGAGTTCTGGTTCCGTTGCTACTGTAGAAGGCAGTTCGGTGAAGGTGAAGAAAGGAACTGATGGCGTGACGGTGAATAACGCCAAAGTTGTCCAACCTGACATTCAAGCTACCAACGGCGTTATCCATGTGATTGATAAGGTAATTGTGCCAGTTGGAGAGTAACTTTTCAGCATAAGAAACTAATCGAGAGACAAAACCCCGTTCAGAGAAATTGAACGGGGTTTTTTGTTTCTTGTTGTCAACAACACCTTACGGTTGGAAATTCAAGATAAATTAGAATAAAATCGACAAAAATATGGAGCTTTATGCTTCATAGGCGTTGAGGAGTGGGGAAATGGGGCATTTTATGGGTTTGCTTTTGGAATTGGGAGCCGCTGTAGAAGGTAAAAGGAAGAAGGTAAAAAAAAGCCTTTTTTATTTGCTAGTTTTAAGTTTTTACTTTTTAGTTCCCGTAGCTGATTCGGCTTCTGGTAGAGTAGGCGTTAGCTTTGGTAAGCCAGTATCAGCTCAGGCAGCATACGGAAGTTACGTAGGTGTTGGTGCTACGGTGGGGATTAATGAAAACGATCTCGGAGAAGGTCGCCAAGCGGGAGGGGTGATTGCTGTACGCTATAAACTGCTGCAAGCTCCTATTTCTTTAAGAGCACAAGCTTTGATTGGTGCTAGTCCTGCTGTTGTTTCAACGATTTCTTATGATGTCCCGCTTAATTGGCAAACTGATGCTTACCTGGGGGCGGGTGTTGCTTTTGGGAGTGGAAATAGAACACCTTCACCTGTAGGAGATAAAACCAGTTTTGCTTTACAGCCTGGGATTGATTACGTTATTCCTAATAGCAATACAGTGCTTTTTGGCAACGCGATTATTGCTTTTGATGCCTACCGCAACGGCGGCGGGACTGCTGTCTCGGTGCAGGGTGGCGTGGGGTTGAGATTTTAGATTTCGGATTTTGGATTAGGAATCTAAACTCCAAGATGCCTCTGAATTTGCTGCACAATCGCGTCTGGCGACCCAGAAACATCTACTGTGATGCCTTTTTGTGGCTCCTCTAGGGTGTCAAACTGGCTTTGCAGGAGCTTTTTGGTCATAAAGTGGTTTTGGCGCAACCCTAGCCGCTGCGCGATCGCTTCAAAGCTTCCCTTGAGGTAAACTAACTCCATTTGTTCGGGGTCTCGCCACAGTGCTTGACGATAGGATTCTTTCAGGGCAGAACACGCTAGAACTACGTTTTTATCTTTTTGTAGCCATTGGTCGATGGCTTGTTGCATTGCTTGCAGCCAAGGCATTCTGTCAGCATCAGTGAGGGGAACTCC includes:
- a CDS encoding ATP-binding protein, giving the protein MSDRTMMDKPLGSVVQGSLSQGLEVKLHPDVSVEDMRVGKFLVVRGVRSDFFCMLTDVSLGTSSQRIVADPPSPDDTFLQAVLAGSGTYGTINLTPMLMLTRDASESGGTYVVADTNTKKGSAIASFQAQTSGDMELLPVKTVPSHFSQVYDATERDFRAVFGWEDDPHRRNFAIGQPLDMEVPVCIDLDRFVERSNGVFGKSGTGKSFLTRLLLSGIIRRQAAVNLIFDMHSEYGWEAVREGKQFSTVKGLRQLFPGQVEMYTLDPQSTKRRGVRDAQELYLSYDQIEVQDIFLVRNELGLSEAALDNANILNAEFGNSWIVQLLNMTNEEIQMFCEERKGHKGSIMSLQRKLMRLENLKYLRTACPHNYVNQILQSLDAGKHVVIEFGSQSDMLSYMLVTNMITRRIHAAYVRKAETFLQTKNTSDRPQQLVITIEEAHRFLDPAIVQSTIFGTIAREMRKYFVTLLVVDQRPSGIDNEVMSQIGTRITALLNDEKDIDAIFTGVSGGASLRSVLAKLDSKQQALILGHAVPMPVVVRTRPYDETFYREIGDTCWQEMSDEEVFAAAEAAKADIGF
- a CDS encoding GlsB/YeaQ/YmgE family stress response membrane protein; this translates as MGIIAWIVLGLIAGAIAKAIYPGHQGGGILATMGLGILGALVGGYLGSMFFGTSGGAAYGALTIPSIAFAVLGALVLLFLWGLLTRQSA
- a CDS encoding glutathione S-transferase family protein, whose protein sequence is MLELYQFELSHYSEKVRLILDYKGLPYRKIEVTPGVGQVELFRMSGQRQVPVLKDGNTVIADSTAIAMYLDRQYPDRPLIPVDPKQKGLCLALEDWADESMGLKSRKVLFGAISQNQNFRTSILPSNTPDVVKTLVGAVPGEVLNILGLGVGYGPDAVQSATTDLRQNLEAINLILTESPYLVGDYPTLADLAVAGLSMLIKFPEGPYLDLPETLKGKGIPGFAENVAYETFFNWRDRLYADYRKPLSANTTAGATGSTPTAIEID
- a CDS encoding gluconokinase, which produces MIIIVMGVSGSGKSTVAELLAKELNWDFSDADSFHSPTNIEKMSQGVPLTDADRMPWLQAMQQAIDQWLQKDKNVVLACSALKESYRQALWRDPEQMELVYLKGSFEAIAQRLGLRQNHFMTKKLLQSQFDTLEEPQKGITVDVSGSPDAIVQQIQRHLGV
- a CDS encoding GlsB/YeaQ/YmgE family stress response membrane protein; this translates as MGIIAWIVLGLIAGAIAKAIYPGHQGGGILATMGLGILGALVGGYLGSMFFGTSGGAAYGALTIPSIAFAVLGALVLLFLWGLLTRQSA
- a CDS encoding fasciclin domain-containing protein codes for the protein MNNQNRKNLIQPLASLVAVVSASVLMGLPAIAQEKPKPQAPSNISQPSNNSDRKAPIDTNAAPSPKEGATTSQDGNVVSVAAQNGSFKVLTAALKAAGLTDTLSQAGPFTVFAPTDAAFAALPPGTVEELLKPENKALLTKILTYHVLPGKVTSTQLSSGSVATVEGSSVKVKKGTDGVTVNNAKVVQPDIQATNGVIHVIDKVIVPVGE